The region GCTGGCAGACCTGCCGCGCGTGTGCGCGATCGAGCAGGACGCGTTCGCGCTACCGTGGCCCAAGGACGCCTATCGCTCCGAGCTGCAGCACAACAAGTCCGCTTTCTACGTGGTGGCCAGAGACGAGATGGGTTCGGTCGTGGGTTTCGCCGGCATGTGGATGATCTTTGATGAAGCGCACATAACAACGCTGGCCGTGGACCCTCACCGCCGCCGTGAGGGCATCGGCAGCCGGCTGCTGCTGGCCCTCGTTGAAGCGGCCCTGGCGCGCGGGGCGCGCTGGCTGACGCTGGAGGTCCGGCCGTCGAACGTGGATGCCCTCGCGCTGTACCGCAAGTTCGGCCTCCGCGACGTAGCCCTGCGCCGGCGGTACTACAGCGACAACGGAGAAGACGCGGTTGTGATGTGGACCGGCAACCTCAGGGATCCCGAAGCGCAGGCCCGGCTCGATGCGCTGCGGCTCAGCCTGGGGGAGTAGGGGATACCGTTCCGGTCGCCGTGCTGGTGCTGGGTATCGAGACCTCCTGCGACGAGACCGCCGCGGCTGTAGTCGCCGGCGGTGTGCGGATCCAGAGCAACGTCATCGCCTCACAGGAGGATCTCCACCGGATGTATGGCGGGGTCGTTCCGGAATTGGCCTCGCGCAGGCACCTCGAGCGGATTCTCCCGGTTGTGGACCTGGCGCTGGAGCAGGCCGGAGTGTGCTGGTCCGACCTCGGCGGCATAGCCGTTACGCGCGGACCGGGCCTGCTCGGAGCGCTGGCGGTCGGCGTGGCCGCTGCCAAGTCCTTCGCCTATGTGCACGGGTTGCCGCTCGTGGGCGTCAACCACCTGGAAGCGCACTTGTTCGCCAACGTGTTGGACCGGGGTCCGCTGCCAGTGCCCTCCCTGGCGCTTATCGTTTCGGGCGCCCACACGGATTTGGTGCTGATAGAGGGTCACCACCGCTATGTGATGCTGGGACGGACGCGCGACGATGCCGCCGGCGAGGCATTTGACAAGGTGGCGCGCGCCATGGGT is a window of bacterium DNA encoding:
- the rimI gene encoding ribosomal protein S18-alanine N-acetyltransferase; the encoded protein is MKQITRVRVEPMVLADLPRVCAIEQDAFALPWPKDAYRSELQHNKSAFYVVARDEMGSVVGFAGMWMIFDEAHITTLAVDPHRRREGIGSRLLLALVEAALARGARWLTLEVRPSNVDALALYRKFGLRDVALRRRYYSDNGEDAVVMWTGNLRDPEAQARLDALRLSLGE
- the tsaD gene encoding tRNA (adenosine(37)-N6)-threonylcarbamoyltransferase complex transferase subunit TsaD, whose protein sequence is MLVLGIETSCDETAAAVVAGGVRIQSNVIASQEDLHRMYGGVVPELASRRHLERILPVVDLALEQAGVCWSDLGGIAVTRGPGLLGALAVGVAAAKSFAYVHGLPLVGVNHLEAHLFANVLDRGPLPVPSLALIVSGAHTDLVLIEGHHRYVMLGRTRDDAAGEAFDKVARAMGLGYPGGPALDRLGRTGDASAVPLPVPFLGGGLDFSFSGVKTAALRALAAEPSPSPAFIAGLAASLQRVVAEALATKTARAAREHRPRALLLAGGVAANSVLRARLEDESGRLGIPLLIPRMELCTDNAAMVAACGASRLARGERDSWDLGAAADLPLQG